The sequence below is a genomic window from Anopheles cruzii chromosome 3, idAnoCruzAS_RS32_06, whole genome shotgun sequence.
ggaactgtttattgtgagttacttccgtgtagccaaacactaaattcagatctctactatcaattactgcaccgttcgaagctagcaattgaccagaaattaccagaatcggccaacggaagaggttttgtgttccaccaggacaacgaaatgttacgcacgtcttcagtgactcgccagaaagttcacgagcttggttgggaagttttaatgcatccaccgtatactccggaccttgcactaagcgattgacacctttttcgcacatttcaaaatttcttgaatgatgaaaaactgaaatcaaaaaaggattgtgaaaatggattgctcgagtttttcgccaataacaactaagcTTTCTACGAAAGAGGCATTATggaggtatttttaaaaagacaacaaatttttcaacaaaatggtgcatatttgacgcaaatcggaccattggaacatcttaaataatgttttgaagttcacaccaaaaacgtcgatttctttttccgcaaCCTGATATTACAGTAAGTGTCCAAAATGTAAGTGTATAACTCGTCCAAAGATCCAAATAAGATTTATTTGGTAGCCAAATGGTATTTCTTTAGCTATAGCTTACGGTTCGATATTGAGTGTATTTCAAAAGACAAATTAATGGAATTTGCTACCAAATGGGCCACACCGCAACGTCACCATATGAACAAATACTTGCCGCTCGGAATACTTCCTCATTCACCTGGTGTGATAATGTAGGTAAACTGATAATATAAAAGAGAACGGCAAGTTATCACTTCGATGGCCAATTATTCTCTTATCGTTCTTATGACGGGGCGCGCATCAAAGCTACTTCGGCAATGACTCAGTTCAGTTTTCGCGGTTGAAGAGGTGATAGCTTTCTTTGATTCTATGTTCACGTTGCAAACAGAAAGCAGATGCGAATACAAAAGCAATAATTTACGTTTAAACCCGGCTGGACTGTGAATCGATTGCAAAGACTAACACATCGCAACACCACGATGGCCAAATCTAAATGGAATTTACTGTTCGCcacatttattttatcttGTGCATCTCTGACAAGTCTCATAGTGTCGCTTTGCACTCCTTATTGGGTataatgaaatgtgtttttctaaTATCACTAATAAAAGTAAACATGTTTTCAGATTAACTCGGAGGCATACGAAAGCAGCGCTTATAAAAACAGTATAATCAACTACGGCCTGTTTACTGGTTCGCTTACTCAGAACTTTCTGCCTAATCAACGATACTACGATCTAACTAGTATGTGATTATAATAGTGGAGTGTACCTGTTCACAAAAGGACTTTTGTCTTACCAATCAATTCtgtttttcttattatttaGTAAGCTGCCTTTATCGCGAGTATGTGTGTGCATATAGTTGTCAAGCTACAGAGGAAGAGAGATCAGAAGAAGTGTTGCTTCTTTTAAAAGGCTTACCCCGATTGGCCGATTGCCCTTTACGAACATCTAGACAACTTTCAGTAGATAATCCAagtcaaccaaccaaccaacagcgCCAGAATTCAGGCCCTTATAATCGTAGTAGCTTCATCAACACAGGCTTCTGGATATCGACAGTTGTGTTTGTTGGTATCGCCATCGGATTTGCCGGCACTGCTGCAAGTTTTTCCAtcattaatgttttattcaatccAGTTGAGCCAATTTTCAGTGTTTTCGGGCTGTACATTTGGAACGGAGCGGCTATCGGAGCAAGTGCATTATCCTTGATCTTGTGGGGATCTTTATTTGCAAGCACACTAACGGAGAACATAGCGGTCACCGATACACTCACAATACAACTTCCTTACAATTCAGAAGGACTCGCCTCGTTGGGATTTTCTTATTGGTTTTTACTATTGCCGATTGGTTTACATGCCACTAATGTTGTGCTATTAATTATACGTCGATACGTAATCAACAGGGAACCCCCTCCCACGACGATAGATGTGGATAGTTCGGATTTAACGATAATCATGTACTAAGCTAACAAAGAAGCATAATTACGAGGAATAAAGCTGTATAAACTCAAAGAGGCATATTGCCAAATTGAAATCGATAGAATTTGCtttatgtttgaaaaaacTGCTTTTTGTATTCATGGTAAGTATCTGAAGTGCTGTCTCAAGTTAGTAAACGTTTCAAGTAAATAACTTTAcaaaatattaggttggctaaaacgtcatggacgtttttcacgatagatcCAATATAAATGATTCATCCTGCAACATTGGTTAaaatgtgcaattttggtttcgttgactcgTTTCAGTTCTTTTTATGTTAAGATGCACCTCGCAGACACGTCGTCGAAAACGTAGAATCatagaaataatcaaagttgttCGGCATGTTAATAGTCAGAGCATTGTCCCGGAGCTTTTTGAAAAGGCAACATATTAAGagagcgtggttttgcgcagTTATCTGGTACGACATGAGATGGATCTGCCTTCGGTTTTGGTTTAAATTTGAAATCCACGtaaaaaaacgtcgatttctttttagccaacctaataaCAGTTTTGGACGGCATAAGACGATTGAATCAAACATTGATGACTTGTCATTCGAGACGATGACACAACCCTGTGAAAGCGTCTGATTTCAGAATCCAGTTGAGCGCGCGACGCGACATGAAATAACGAGATCGTTCttgttaacaaaaaaataaataaaaataaattaaataacagCGTTCTTGTTTGTTAACAAAGCGTTTCTACCTCCGTTTAAAGTGTTTGGCAGATTCATTACGTTACGTTAATGCTAAGTGTGCAGTTATATTTCGTACAGAAAGAAAATTTGGAGCGAGCTACGCTTCACAAGCCCCGATGCCTAGTGTTAAAGTTGTAGtgaaccaccgaccggaaagAGCTTCGAAACATCCGTAAGGATGAAAGAACACTAATATGTGATATAGAAGTGTTAATTATGCAATGGTTTCTCATTCTACTTTCATCCCGTTGAATATCAGAACTTGCTATGCGTTCATAAcctttcttttgtttgaaGCGGTACGGCGAAAAATACAGCTGTCAAACGTTCGTGTTCGTTGTTATGCCACAGTTTTGGCGGTATTTCTGTTAATGCGCATTGTTGCAACTTCGTATAGACTACGTGTGTTCCAAATAGAAAGTGAAGTTCTGATTCAACGCATATGAGTATCGTGGATAAGAAAGCGATTTTTGCGCGTATAGTGCTCCGTGTGCTGCAAAAGGAAGTGCATATTCGttcaaaccaaaataaaacctACCATAGATAACACGGGTAAGACAGTCGAAGGACAATCGCTTTCCACAGAACATTTAAAAGCaacttgttgttttttcgtgCCCCTCATTGTAGGAAACACAGCAAAGGTAGGCGACATATGCCAAGAAAATACTCCCAAAATGCAACGAGTTTCTCCAAATATTTCATCGTGCGAGGAAGAAACTGCTTTAATCGACTATGAACCGAGAAAGGCCAATAATAGCGAGGATCTCATTGTTCGATCCAAACAAGAGCGTAGCATGCTGAAGCAATTACAAACATCATTGAGCCCAAAAATGACCGAAATTGTGGTGAATAGAGATCAGCGCGTCAGTCGTTATGGTCGCCACCagaagcagaaagaaaacatgaaTTGCCTTCCGGTGGATGTGGCAAAGTTTGTCCCTTCTACCCACTGTAGATCACCTGCCAAATTTAAACCAAAACCGAAGGCAGATCCCTCTCATGTCGTACCGGATAACTGTCCTCAGAATGTGGAAGTCAAAGAAGAGCCATTAGAATTACCGGTTGACAACGATAAGCTCTTGCAATCCGACGGAGTGAAGATGGAAATGGATGTAGCGATACCGATGATGCAAGAGTCCAGCGAGGAATTGTTAGCAATGGATGAAATCAACATTATTGGCATGGATATTAGTTTCAACACAACCGATTGCAGCAAAAAATCTACAGTCCCTTTCCCACTGAATGCTGATTGTCTTACTGGTGCATTTCATCGCTCATATGATGCAGATAGTGCTAAGGGATCATCGATTAACTTTGACGACATACGAGTTGCGGACATCTGTTGGGGTGCTCAAAGTAGAAATCAATTGCATTGGCCTTGCATCATACGTTCAGACCCCGACTCGGgccaaacgaaacggaaatctACTGGCAAGGAACATTCTATGGAAGTACACGTATCGTTTTTTGGAGACAACGGTCGTCGTGCTTGGTTGAAGGAAACGTTAATAATACCCTTCGATGGAACGGACAACTATTGCACTAGAGTGAACAATCTTGATTTTGGAAAAGCAGTGCGAACGAAGATGAAGTTGTCAATGCGAGGAAAAGCTGTTTGGAAAACAGCTTGCCAGGTAGCAGAATCTTACTGTAGGCTACCGTTTGATGCACGTCTCGAGAAATTCGAAGAAAGTATAAAACAGCAGCAATCATCACGCAAGCGTTCGAAAAAAGCTACGAAAAACGACGATGGCGCAATAGATTTTTCGGATACCAAAAAGCGGTCGGAATCGTCAGAAAGCCTTGCGTATGACAACATTTACAGTGTGCCGGATATGGGAAAGCAAAACTATAAAAGTCGTCCTGCTCATTCGTCTACGCTCTACGAGAACACTATTGACCGTTTCTTTCGTTCATTGGATCGGGACGTTTCAAATGACGAAACAGTGACGGTTGCCGACAACTTTGACCAGCATGAGTACGTAGTGTTAATGAAATTCATCCGTTTGTTCCTCTTTAATGGGCGCACAGATGCAACGATGGAGGAAAAGTTGCAAACTTATGTGAAGCAAATTTGTTGTcttaaaaagaaatccaatGGAACCGAACGAACTGTTGCTCTGAAAAGGAACAAATCATTGTGGAATGCTCTTCATGCCTTCGGCATCAACTTGACCGAAGAAAATGCGGAAACGGAATCCTATTCGGCTTCGAAAAGACAATCACGTCCGCGTAAGGAAGATCAGAGCCTCGAGGagaaatttttattttctctcgaTCGAAACTATCTCACTAACGGGCTTCCGAAAGGTTACGTATGCAATATCTGTCAGCAACCAAACGACGTCACGAAATGTAGCAAGTGCAACCAGCATGTGCATATCAACTGCATCGCACAAGATGATATCGCGCGGGAATCTATGAACGGAAAGGTTCAACAGAAAAGCTTTCTCTGTCCCGAATGCATTCATCATGCCGATAACGATGATGTTTGTTGGAGGAAATGCTTCATTTGCAGCGATGAACAGTCCGAAGTGGAAGGAAAGCTGAAGTATCGCTGCATTGCCAACTCCTGCACACAAGTTTACCATTTGAACTGTTTGTCATTATTTCCACAATACCGAGAAATGGATCCGCAAACCATCATCTGTCCCTATCACGTGTGCCATACGTGTGTGTCCGACGATCCCAAAGGCAAATCTTCTAACACAAAGCTAGCTTTAGTGCGATGCACCCAGTGTCCATCCGCGTACCACTCGGATGAAAGGTGCATTCCGGCTGGATCGCAATTTATAAGCACTAAGCAAATCGTTTGTCCGAAACACAGTCTACAGGAGAGAGCGGCAAATGTGAGCTGGTGCTTTCTGTGCTGCAAAACAGGCGACGACATTCTAGTGCTGTGCGACACTTGCCCCATAGCAGTCCACCGCGGATGTCTTAATGAGCTACTCCCGGAAGGAAAGTATATTTGCGATATGTGCAAGTACGGTCGCTTCCCGTTGTATAACGAGATAGTGTTGGTTAAGATGGGAAACTTTCGTTGGTGGCCAGCACTAACACTCCCCCCTCCTGTGGTACCGGAAAATCTGAAACAAATGCTCCACGAGCCGGGAGACATATGTGTGAAGTTTTTCTTCACGCATGATATGGCCTGGATTAATCGACGATCAATGTATCTGTACGATAACGGCGACTCTGAAAATCTGGGAGCACAAAAGTCAGGAACGCTAAACCAGCGATATCATAAAGCCATGCAAGAAGCTCGAACAATCTTCAATGTTTTGGAAACtcgaaaaactaaaaaccaCCTAGAGGATATGAGGCCGCCGTCGTTTTTCAAGATCAAGGCAAATCGCTACATTGCCCCTCTGAAACAATCGTACCGCAGATCATTGCAGTCAAAGGAAACATTAGATTCTGTGTGCAACTGTTGTGtggacgatgacgatccgTGTGGCATTGGGTCATCGTGCATCAATCGTGCTACTTTAGTGGAGTGCAACCCAAAAACGTGCTCTGCCAAAGACCGCTGCATGAACCAATGCTTCGCGAAGCGGGAGTACCCAGCACTAGAAGTGCGTCGTTTCGCAGACCGAGGCCATGGGCTtgtgacaaaaacaaatatcgCTCAAGGCCAATTCGTTATTGAGTACGTTGGCGAGGTTATCAACAAGCAAGAGTTTCAACGTAGACTAAACCAGATGGAAGAGCGAAAGGAACAAAATTTCTACTTCCTGGAACTCGATGCCGAAATCTTCATTGACGCAGGACCCAAAGGCAATCTCGCACGCTTCATTAACCATTCGTGCGAGCCCAACTGTGAGATACAAAAGTGGAATGTTGGCAACACACGCGTGATAGGCATCTTTGCGCTGAAAGACATCAATACGGTAAGTACTGTAAAGGAAGATGCTAATGTGAATACATGATATAATATATTGTAAATGTTATTGGTCCACAGAACGAGGAGCTCACGTTTGACTACTGTTGGGAGAAATTTGGCGAGAAGCAGCCGTGCCTGTGCGGAGCCAAAAGATGTTCAGGAATAATCGGAGAAAAGTATCGGATACAGAAAGCGGAACTAACAACACTtacgaacacgaacacgaaaacCAAAAGCTTGTTTAGTCGAAAACGACGTTTGAAAGCTAAGCCTAGGgctggaaaaaaaatcaaaactgaagACTCCGAAGATACTTTGATGCCTCCACCGATTCGAACGGAATGAATTACGTTGTAGAACACAATGAAGAACATGTGCCTCGCTGCGTTCAGCTAAAATAGCGAATATAGGAATGTAATATTTGGCCTTGAACATAACAAGATTGTAGCAGAACATAAGAAATTTCAAACCAATAGTAACGACATGTGTAAATATGGTTGAAATGTTTAACAGTTGATTCGAAGCACGGAACGCTTCGCTTTTTATGCATGTTCATTTTCTTTGTGCATTTTGAtactttattttaatgacgCGGGGGGGAGCAATTTTGAGTaacatttttttctgctgcaaCATTTATCTGAAGTAGGAATTAGGCCACGTTGGTTTTAAAAAGCCAGTTGAAAATGTAAAACCAATTAGCTAGTGacgatatttttttgttgttttcgttcgtcgATTGATCGGAAAGATGATCCAGCTAGTCTGAGAAACTTTCCAGTAATTTGATTTCCGATGTTcttttgttacattttcatTGCTGTTGCGAAATAAAAAAGACGTATTTCAACGAAACGAATTGCCGTTACCAACATTTTTACCATTAATAGAAAACGTATAGGTCTGTTGAAGTAGTTTTTGtgtcgtttttgtattttaaggTATTCGATAAGTTCACCTAagcattttttgctttcgtttctatacaattttctttcgttttttttttcatcgctttttctGTTGTGTAATATATTGtttttacatttgttttccattcttcATATGAATTCTGTTCAACCAATGTCGCACAGATAAATTAATAACAGTTGACGAACTACAATAAAAGctttattttttttagtaGGTAAAAATCACACTTAGTCGAATAGCTCTTTTGTTGAACCTGAAGAAATGAGAAACCTCCAATTAAATTAGAAAGAAAGATTTTGCCTTACAGTGCTACAAAGAAAATTTTAACCATATTTGTAGGAATAACGACAACTGTTTAATCGTGTCTAATTTGTATCTAACTGATACGTTTATTACATTTGCTTCGCCACACAATAATTGTTTATTCTATCTGCTGTTCTATCCTTCATCGTTTTTCCTCTATGAATTGAGACGACACCCAGGTTAATACCCACTTCAGGTTGGTGAGCAGATACTTCAGCGCTTTGGTCCACTGTTCTTCGGAGTTGAACTGAATCctttaatgaaacaaaaacatagtTTGAAATTCAGAGGCGTAATACACTAACAGTGACCATGCTTACTTAATCGAGAAACTGCTTCCAGTCGAAGCATCTTCGATCTTTCCTTTCTCCATCAGATAAGGTAAACAGAAGTCGGGATCACGTCGAACGATTTCTTCCTTGAACTGTTGCAAACAATCGAGGAACGCGACCATGGCCGCGTCGTATTTTGAGTcccacaaaaaccggaaacctcCGTTGCCGTACAGTGGAAGCTCCTTACCTTCACCAAGTAGTTCAATATAGGAATGATTACCGTACGGCACAAGACGGTACTGCTTAAAACTGAAACTCATTTTTCGCGCCAAGGCGGACAGCAGCAGACAGGTTTGGCCCCAGGCGGCATTAATTTCCGACCAGTCGACCGGCGCAGATGGGAGCCGCCCCAAACGGAAATTGTTGATCGTACCAAAGTGCCCCGAATGCCAGATGTGAAATGTAGCATTGAATACGTTGGTTTTTTTCAGTTTATCCAGCTGACATTGAGCATACGCCATTTGGCACTCGAGGGAACGGAATTCGTCCTCCGTGGTGATAACATCCCGCCGATGCTTCGTATACTCTCGCCAgtatttttcttcctctcgtTCAAGTCgctgcttttctttttcttgctccTCCACTGTCTGGCGGATGGCCTGTTCGTCGCGGGATAAGCTAGCCAACTCTTCCAGAAGTTTACTTTCGTCACGCTTCAGCCCACTCAATTCCTCTTCAAGCTGCACAATATCCGGGACATCATCCGTCATTTCAAGCCGTTTTAAATAGTTGTTGTAATCGTTCCATTCCTCCTCGGCCACTTTTAGTTGTTTGTCCATCAACTCCAGCAGCGTATCGGTACATTCGTCACAAAGCGGGTGATCTATTTCTGAGTTGTTTGATAGCGCATCAAAGAGTTCGGCTTTAATACGGAGATGTTGACCAAGCGATTCTTTGTCCGGACCGTCCGACAGCAGCATGAATCCGCCGTTGGTATCAATCGTCGATTCGGCAGTACGGAATGGTCTGACCAGATGATCAAAGCTCACTGACTGCGACTCCAAATCTAGGTCTAGGTGGGCATTAATCGGTAACGCCAATTCGGCGAGCGAATGCTCGTTTAGGCTAGTAAATGTATCATCCACATGGATTGGTTGCAGACATCGTTGGCACGAAAAGCTCACGCTAATTTTTGCGTCGTTCATGTTGAATCACATATATTTCACATATATCACAAAGAAGCATCCGAAAAACTCATAGGTAAAGTTTGAAAGGTCAAAACGCTCCAGTCCGTATCAAACAGTCCACAGTATATTGAGCTAACGCCAATAATTCATCCCCTTCGTTCTCTGAAAATTCCACAACACCTTCAATAGAAAAGTTGTTTTCGTGATTTCCCAATATTTTTAGCACGTTTTTGACATTCTGAAAAAAACATCTGTGACATCtgccaaaataaaaataaaatcgaccAAATCGAACATCGATTTCGTGCTGTCAAACTAAGTAAATATAGCCAGCCAGCAATAAATAAGGAACCCgtgcattttgcattttcaaaACCGTTTTGGCATTTAACGTTGCATGTGAGAGCAAAGTGCCGATTATCAGTTGAACAAAACAACTATTAAGAAAAACCGTGAAAATGAGTGATTCTCTAGTCAGCGTGAAGGATGAATTTGTCATTTCCGGCGCGCCAGGACCATCAGACATTACCGAGGGATGTGGTTCTTTAGGAATGTTTTTGTATAAAAGGTTACTAGGAAATGGCGATGGCGTAGCTGTGGTAAGCATTGAAAAAATCCCTACCCTCACCTTTAACCTCGTATTGCCCGGCTGGAGGTTTACATATTGAAATCGCaaatcttttttttcattttcatgtcGTTAATGGCGATGCGCGGCAAATCAGATCGATGGCGTATATTCAAGTGAACTTAGGTACTTGGAGTTGCTGGAGAACGCTGTGCGATTGGCCGATTGTCTGCTACGGTGTACCGATCTAAGGTCAGGCGATGTTGTTGGAATTGTGAGCGAAAACCGTTTGGAGTTTCCTGTAGTACTATATGC
It includes:
- the LOC128273405 gene encoding uncharacterized protein LOC128273405 isoform X1, producing MAKSKWNLLFATFILSCASLTSLIVSLCTPYWINSEAYESSAYKNSIINYGLFTGSLTQNFLPNQRYYDLTISCLYREYVCAYSCQATEEERSEEVLLLLKGLPRLADCPLRTSRQLSVDNPSQPTNQQRQNSGPYNRSSFINTGFWISTVVFVGIAIGFAGTAASFSIINVLFNPVEPIFSVFGLYIWNGAAIGASALSLILWGSLFASTLTENIAVTDTLTIQLPYNSEGLASLGFSYWFLLLPIGLHATNVVLLIIRRYVINREPPPTTIDVDSSDLTIIMY
- the LOC128273405 gene encoding uncharacterized protein LOC128273405 isoform X3, which encodes MAKSKWNLLFATFILSCASLTSLIVSLCTPYWINSEAYESSAYKNSIINYGLFTGSLTQNFLPNQRYYDLTISCLYREYVCAYSCQATEEERSEEVLLLLKGLPRLADCPLRTSRQLSVDNPSQPTNQQRQNSGPYNRSSFINTGFWISTVVFLSQFSVFSGCTFGTERLSEQVHYP
- the LOC128273405 gene encoding uncharacterized protein LOC128273405 isoform X2, which produces MEFTINSEAYESSAYKNSIINYGLFTGSLTQNFLPNQRYYDLTISCLYREYVCAYSCQATEEERSEEVLLLLKGLPRLADCPLRTSRQLSVDNPSQPTNQQRQNSGPYNRSSFINTGFWISTVVFVGIAIGFAGTAASFSIINVLFNPVEPIFSVFGLYIWNGAAIGASALSLILWGSLFASTLTENIAVTDTLTIQLPYNSEGLASLGFSYWFLLLPIGLHATNVVLLIIRRYVINREPPPTTIDVDSSDLTIIMY
- the LOC128270528 gene encoding nuclear receptor binding SET domain protein, giving the protein MQRVSPNISSCEEETALIDYEPRKANNSEDLIVRSKQERSMLKQLQTSLSPKMTEIVVNRDQRVSRYGRHQKQKENMNCLPVDVAKFVPSTHCRSPAKFKPKPKADPSHVVPDNCPQNVEVKEEPLELPVDNDKLLQSDGVKMEMDVAIPMMQESSEELLAMDEINIIGMDISFNTTDCSKKSTVPFPLNADCLTGAFHRSYDADSAKGSSINFDDIRVADICWGAQSRNQLHWPCIIRSDPDSGQTKRKSTGKEHSMEVHVSFFGDNGRRAWLKETLIIPFDGTDNYCTRVNNLDFGKAVRTKMKLSMRGKAVWKTACQVAESYCRLPFDARLEKFEESIKQQQSSRKRSKKATKNDDGAIDFSDTKKRSESSESLAYDNIYSVPDMGKQNYKSRPAHSSTLYENTIDRFFRSLDRDVSNDETVTVADNFDQHEYVVLMKFIRLFLFNGRTDATMEEKLQTYVKQICCLKKKSNGTERTVALKRNKSLWNALHAFGINLTEENAETESYSASKRQSRPRKEDQSLEEKFLFSLDRNYLTNGLPKGYVCNICQQPNDVTKCSKCNQHVHINCIAQDDIARESMNGKVQQKSFLCPECIHHADNDDVCWRKCFICSDEQSEVEGKLKYRCIANSCTQVYHLNCLSLFPQYREMDPQTIICPYHVCHTCVSDDPKGKSSNTKLALVRCTQCPSAYHSDERCIPAGSQFISTKQIVCPKHSLQERAANVSWCFLCCKTGDDILVLCDTCPIAVHRGCLNELLPEGKYICDMCKYGRFPLYNEIVLVKMGNFRWWPALTLPPPVVPENLKQMLHEPGDICVKFFFTHDMAWINRRSMYLYDNGDSENLGAQKSGTLNQRYHKAMQEARTIFNVLETRKTKNHLEDMRPPSFFKIKANRYIAPLKQSYRRSLQSKETLDSVCNCCVDDDDPCGIGSSCINRATLVECNPKTCSAKDRCMNQCFAKREYPALEVRRFADRGHGLVTKTNIAQGQFVIEYVGEVINKQEFQRRLNQMEERKEQNFYFLELDAEIFIDAGPKGNLARFINHSCEPNCEIQKWNVGNTRVIGIFALKDINTNEELTFDYCWEKFGEKQPCLCGAKRCSGIIGEKYRIQKAELTTLTNTNTKTKSLFSRKRRLKAKPRAGKKIKTEDSEDTLMPPPIRTE
- the LOC128271565 gene encoding beclin-1-like protein, translated to MNDAKISVSFSCQRCLQPIHVDDTFTSLNEHSLAELALPINAHLDLDLESQSVSFDHLVRPFRTAESTIDTNGGFMLLSDGPDKESLGQHLRIKAELFDALSNNSEIDHPLCDECTDTLLELMDKQLKVAEEEWNDYNNYLKRLEMTDDVPDIVQLEEELSGLKRDESKLLEELASLSRDEQAIRQTVEEQEKEKQRLEREEEKYWREYTKHRRDVITTEDEFRSLECQMAYAQCQLDKLKKTNVFNATFHIWHSGHFGTINNFRLGRLPSAPVDWSEINAAWGQTCLLLSALARKMSFSFKQYRLVPYGNHSYIELLGEGKELPLYGNGGFRFLWDSKYDAAMVAFLDCLQQFKEEIVRRDPDFCLPYLMEKGKIEDASTGSSFSIKIQFNSEEQWTKALKYLLTNLKWVLTWVSSQFIEEKR